The proteins below come from a single Argentina anserina chromosome 1, drPotAnse1.1, whole genome shotgun sequence genomic window:
- the LOC126804969 gene encoding hydroxymethylglutaryl-CoA lyase, mitochondrial, which produces MILAKLGKLASLGVSRHMRNMYLEPFYLPSRHFNKRALGNIPEFVRIVEVGPRDGLQNEKQIVPSHVKVKLIQMLISSGLSVVEATSFVSPKWVPQLADAKDVMEAIRNIGGARFPVLTPNLKGFEAAVAAGAKEVAIFASASESFSKSNINCSIEDSLRRYRDVASAARELSIPVRGYISCVVGCPTEGAVPPSQVAYVAKELYDMGCFDISLGDTIGVGTPGTIVPMLEEVIDVVPVQNLAVHFHDTYGQALSNILVSLQMGISTVDSSVSGLGGCPYAKGASGNVATEDVVYMLNGLGVKTNVDLKMLMMAGDFICKHLGRSSGSKTAVALSKVPAHASKL; this is translated from the exons ATGATTTTGGCGAAACTGGGAAAACTCGCGTCTCTCGGGGTCTCAAGGCATATGAGGAACATGTACCTTGAGCCTTTCTATCTGCCAAGTCGTCATTTCAACAAG CGGGCTCTAGGGAACATTCCAGAGTTTGTCAGAATCGTCGAAGTGGGTCCGAGGGATGGACTCCAGAACGAGAAGCAGATCGTTCCAAGTCATGTTAAGGTTAAGTTGATTCAGATGCTGATCTCCTCGGGCCTCAGTGTTGTTGAGGCTACAAGCTTTGTCTCTCCCAAATGGGTTCCTCAG CTGGCAGACGCAAAGGATGTTATGGAGGCGATTCGGAATATAGGAGGTGCTAGGTTTCCCGTTTTAACTCCCAATCTCAAA GGTTTCGAGGCTGCTGTTGCTGCTGGTGCAAAAGAAGTTGCTATCTTTGCTTCAGCTTCGGAGtctttttcaaaatcaaatataaattgCAGTATTGAAGACAGTCTCAGACGTTACCGTGATGTTGCTAGTGCTGCTAGAGAGCTTTCTATTCCTGTTCGTGG ATATATATCATGTGTTGTGGGGTGCCCAACGGAAGGAGCTGTACCCCCATCTCAAGTAGCATATGTGGCTAAAGAACTTTATGATATGGGTTGCTTTGACATTTCTCTCGGTGATACAATTGGTGTTGGTACTCCAG GTACCATTGTTCCAATGCTCGAAGAGGTTATTGATGTGGTCCCAGTTCAGAACCTTGCTGTCCATTTCCATGACACTTATGGCCAAGCTCTTTCAAACATACTAGTATCTCTTCAG ATGGGCATCAGCACAGTGGATTCATCAGTCTCTGGTCTTGGGGGTTGTCCATATGCTAAAGGTGCTTCTGGCAATGTTGCCACGGAGGATGTTGTGTACATGCTTAATGGACTTGGAGTGAAGACCAACGTAGATCTTAAAATGCTCATGATGGCTGGGGACTTTATCTGCAAGCACTTAGGACGCTCGTCTGGTTCAAAGACAGCTGTGGCCTTGAGTAAAGTCCCTGCTCATGCCTCTAAACTATGA
- the LOC126803764 gene encoding receptor-like protein EIX1, with amino-acid sequence MRYFNLNSNNLTGSLPESIRELSSLEELHLRRNSMIGVIRESHFRNPSHLQILRPNGGNHFSMKLNSDWNPPFQLIGMLDISYCNVGPNFPKWIITQTNISELDLSNAGISGSLRHNFGDLLPTGLETIVLSTDQIHGKTPNLSTTRLIHVYLSTDRFAGAEPLFPPTLQVVDLSHNMFSEPLSSICASSFGAHSSLNKLSGKLPSSLGNLVGIFVLRLHENNFSRELPSLENCTDLQMVDLGDNNLSGIEIEFGRNLEGMRSIDMSSNYLVGEISESIASMTELKSLNLSRNHLTGKLPEDFGNMKNLESLDLSRNYFIPASFSRFNIS; translated from the exons ATGAGATATTTTAATCTAAACAGTAATAATTTAACTGGGTCTCTTCCCGAGAGTATCAGGGAACTCTCTAGCCTCGAAGAATTGCATCTCCGTCGGAATTCTATGATTGGTGTCATCAGAGAATCCCACTTTCggaacccctctcatttacaaATACTGAGACCTAATGGTGGTAATCATTTTTCCATGAAACTCAACTCCGATTGGAATCCACCATTTCAACTTATTGGTATGTTAGACATTTCCTATTGCAACGTGGGCCCAAATTTTCCTAAGTGGATTATAACGCAGACAAATATCTCTGAGCTTGATCTCTCTAATGCCGGGATATCAGGATCATTACGTCATAATTTTGGGGATCTACTTCCAACTGGCTTAGAAACTATAGTTCTCTCTACCGACCAAATCCATGGGAAAACACCGAATCTGTCAACAACAAGATTGATTCATGTTTACTTGTCTACTGATCGGTTTGCTGGTGCGGAGCCATTGTTTCCTCCGACACTCCAGGTGGTGGATCTCTCGCATAACATGTTTTCTGAGCCCTTGTCTTCCATCTGCGCATCTTCCTTCGGGGCTCATAGTTCATT GAATAAATTATCTGGGAAACTACCGAGCTCATTAGGAAATTTGGTGGGGATTTTTGTATTGCGTTTGCATGAAAACAACTTTTCAAGAGAATTGCCTTCTTTAGAGAACTGTACTGATTTACAGATGGTTGACCTGGGTGACAATAACTTGTCCG GAATAGAAATTGAGTTTGGGAGAAATCTTGAGGGTATGAGGAGCATTGACATGTCTAGCAATTATTTGGTTGGCGAAATTTCGGAGAGTATAGCTAGTATGACCGAGTTGAAATCCCTCAACTTGTCAAGAAACCATTTGACGGGAAAGCTTCCTGAAGACTTTGGTAACATGAAGAATTTGGAGTCTCTTGATCTGTCAAGAAATTATTTTATTCCCGCAAGTTTTTCAAGATTTAACATTTCTTGA